Proteins found in one Sulfurimonas sp. genomic segment:
- a CDS encoding 7TM diverse intracellular signaling domain-containing protein: MLKIIYILFSLLVATNLYAVNIDKYSTNIDILSKSKIYISNDLSSNKNVIKNKNFKENQKTILGFGFMPEKALWIKFSLKNTSNKVIEKTIVYENPETENIRFYDGEKTTLDGMWNMPITRETIYPTFKITLKPQEEREFYIRAYSKITTLIAKVKLYDNKDALKKDYQHKTFLFMFFASISILLIYNTMLLLFTKDRAYFYYTIYLIAVILFESIYLGVSQLYFLSNEISEVMTKATITYISMLVIPIVLFTQEFLDTSRFKTHNKIFKTYLYMIPFLCILSYDDMVLDQNIMLIFIPLGFALISVSIIALFRGVRQAKFYVLGWSVVIISLLLSVIESYGYINISTNITYMNEFAFTLEALLFSIALAHRIKILNEEKNILDAKLIAIQKDEKQKLQELVDEKTKNLKDSLDEKELLYRELNHRVKNNLAMTLSLIKLQISKSKDINTKYELSTTQNRISSIANLYENLNISKVASSESTQEYFHNIEHNIRLNFDKNISVQYDINTNLDSQKLIYCGLILNELLTNSFKYAFNDQQEGHITISLTKEDSFFILKVADNGSGFKYEQKDSLGLTIVKTLAEKQLFGTMNINSDNGTEVIIKWED, from the coding sequence ATGCTTAAAATCATTTATATACTATTTTCTCTTCTTGTCGCAACAAACCTATATGCAGTAAACATAGACAAATATTCTACTAATATAGATATCTTGTCAAAATCTAAAATATATATAAGTAACGATCTCTCTTCCAATAAAAATGTGATAAAAAATAAAAATTTTAAAGAAAATCAAAAAACTATACTAGGATTTGGTTTTATGCCAGAAAAAGCATTATGGATCAAGTTTAGTTTGAAAAACACTTCAAATAAAGTAATTGAAAAGACAATAGTTTACGAAAATCCTGAGACTGAGAATATACGATTTTATGATGGAGAAAAAACAACTCTTGACGGTATGTGGAATATGCCAATAACAAGAGAAACAATATACCCTACTTTCAAAATCACTCTAAAACCTCAAGAGGAAAGAGAGTTCTATATACGTGCATATTCAAAGATAACAACTCTTATAGCAAAAGTAAAACTTTATGACAATAAAGATGCACTCAAAAAAGATTACCAACATAAAACTTTTCTATTTATGTTTTTTGCGTCTATATCTATATTGCTTATATACAACACCATGCTTTTACTGTTTACTAAAGACAGGGCTTATTTCTACTACACTATCTATCTAATAGCAGTTATATTATTTGAGTCAATATATCTTGGAGTGTCACAACTTTACTTTTTATCAAATGAGATATCAGAGGTAATGACAAAAGCAACGATTACATATATTTCTATGCTAGTTATACCTATAGTACTTTTTACACAAGAATTTTTAGATACCAGTAGATTTAAAACTCATAATAAAATATTCAAAACTTATCTCTACATGATACCTTTTTTATGTATACTAAGTTATGATGATATGGTTCTAGATCAAAACATAATGCTTATTTTCATCCCTCTGGGATTTGCTCTAATATCTGTAAGTATCATTGCATTATTTAGGGGTGTAAGACAAGCTAAGTTTTATGTACTTGGATGGAGTGTCGTGATCATATCTCTTCTTCTATCTGTTATCGAGTCGTACGGCTATATAAATATTAGTACAAATATCACATACATGAACGAATTTGCTTTTACATTAGAAGCCCTTTTATTTTCAATCGCTTTAGCACACAGAATAAAAATCTTAAATGAAGAAAAAAACATACTTGATGCGAAGCTAATAGCAATTCAAAAAGATGAAAAACAAAAACTTCAAGAGCTAGTAGATGAAAAAACAAAAAACTTAAAAGATTCTCTTGATGAAAAAGAACTTCTTTACAGGGAACTAAACCACAGGGTAAAAAATAATTTGGCTATGACTTTATCTTTAATAAAACTACAAATTTCAAAGTCAAAAGATATTAATACAAAATATGAGTTAAGTACTACACAAAATAGAATCAGTTCTATTGCAAACCTTTATGAGAATCTAAATATTTCCAAAGTTGCCAGTAGTGAATCTACACAAGAATACTTTCATAACATAGAACATAATATACGTCTTAATTTTGATAAAAACATAAGTGTTCAATACGATATTAATACTAATCTTGATTCTCAAAAACTTATATACTGCGGTCTAATACTAAACGAACTTTTAACAAACTCTTTTAAATATGCATTTAACGATCAACAAGAGGGTCATATCACTATATCTCTTACAAAAGAGGACTCATTCTTTATTTTAAAGGTTGCAGATAACGGCTCCGGTTTCAAGTATGAACAAAAAGATTCCCTTGGACTGACTATTGTAAAAACACTTGCAGAAAAACAACTTTTTGGGACAATGAATATAAACTCCGACAACGGTACGGAAGTAATAATAAAATGGGAAGATTAA
- a CDS encoding response regulator, with translation MGDLNILVVDDESLVAMELSNTVMSLGYNVIDYATNSKMTKSFLNKFPSINLIMMDINLNEEIDGIDLYKSISSEAAVIYVTAYKDDTNISRAIETDPLGYLVKPYDEAELSALLKLASYKLSKKSIKIDPRTSLTEIGDGYYFDKNKDQLTYKQLPIKLTKKELQLLKLLLLSKDNKVSYETIENEIYDSEPVSSSAIRTLIYRLRCKLEHKFIENEFSYGIKLK, from the coding sequence ATGGGTGATTTAAATATTTTAGTTGTTGACGATGAAAGCTTAGTAGCGATGGAGTTATCAAACACCGTGATGTCACTTGGGTATAACGTAATAGATTATGCAACCAACTCAAAAATGACAAAAAGTTTTTTAAATAAATTTCCATCTATAAACTTAATAATGATGGATATTAATCTAAATGAAGAGATCGACGGTATAGATCTGTATAAAAGTATAAGTTCAGAAGCTGCCGTTATATATGTTACGGCTTATAAAGATGATACAAATATCTCTAGAGCCATAGAGACCGATCCTTTAGGCTACCTTGTAAAACCTTATGACGAAGCAGAGCTCAGTGCACTTTTAAAACTTGCATCATATAAACTAAGCAAAAAAAGTATAAAAATAGATCCAAGAACTTCTTTAACTGAAATTGGTGATGGATACTATTTCGATAAGAACAAAGATCAGCTTACATATAAACAGTTACCTATTAAGCTTACGAAAAAAGAGTTGCAGCTTTTAAAACTTCTTCTGCTTTCAAAGGATAATAAAGTTAGTTATGAAACTATAGAAAATGAAATATATGATTCAGAACCTGTATCGTCCTCGGCGATAAGGACTTTAATATACAGATTAAGATGTAAATTAGAACATAAATTTATAGAAAATGAGTTCAGTTACGGTATAAAACTAAAATAG
- a CDS encoding class I SAM-dependent methyltransferase: MDIDKVKSVLEENSKDTTNEFKRIFHGRGGLYEGWKHLTVDSIDNILNVALYFEEDNEAELLKMLEEFTYASGYEVLVVQRRYIKGHPSEVLIGELPEFVYAIENGMKFRLNLLSNRNSGYFPDMKNGRKFVMDNAKDKSVLNLFSYTCAFSIAAKMGGAKSVSNIDMSKGALSTGRANHHLNDIETRGVSFLPYNILKSFSRIKKKGPYDLIIIDPPTFQKGSFEATKDYRKIITKLPQIASENCTLLACLNSPDLDENFIKDLITELAPSFKFSHRLENVEEFKSLDESRSLKNLVFVREV, encoded by the coding sequence ATGGATATAGATAAAGTAAAAAGCGTATTAGAAGAAAACTCAAAAGATACAACAAATGAGTTTAAGAGAATTTTTCACGGACGAGGCGGGCTGTATGAAGGTTGGAAACATCTAACCGTTGATTCTATAGATAATATTTTAAATGTAGCCCTATACTTTGAAGAAGACAATGAAGCTGAACTTTTAAAGATGTTAGAGGAGTTTACTTATGCTTCTGGGTATGAAGTATTAGTTGTACAAAGACGCTATATAAAAGGTCATCCAAGTGAAGTTTTAATAGGGGAACTGCCTGAATTTGTTTATGCCATAGAAAACGGTATGAAATTTAGGCTAAATCTACTTTCAAACCGTAACAGCGGCTACTTTCCAGACATGAAAAACGGACGCAAGTTTGTTATGGATAATGCGAAAGACAAATCTGTACTAAATCTATTCTCTTACACGTGTGCATTTAGTATAGCTGCAAAGATGGGCGGGGCTAAGAGTGTCAGCAATATAGATATGAGCAAAGGTGCACTTAGTACAGGACGTGCTAATCATCACCTCAACGACATAGAGACAAGAGGTGTAAGTTTTCTGCCTTATAACATCTTAAAATCATTCTCTCGTATAAAGAAAAAAGGACCGTATGATCTGATCATCATAGATCCGCCTACTTTTCAAAAAGGGAGTTTTGAAGCTACAAAAGATTATAGAAAAATAATTACAAAACTACCTCAGATCGCAAGTGAAAACTGCACTCTCTTAGCGTGTCTTAATTCTCCTGATCTGGATGAGAATTTTATAAAAGACTTAATAACTGAACTTGCACCTAGTTTTAAATTTTCACATAGACTTGAGAATGTAGAAGAGTTTAAAAGCTTGGATGAGAGTAGAAGTTTAAAAAATTTAGTATTTGTTAGAGAGGTTTAA
- the adk gene encoding adenylate kinase — protein sequence MRIILLGAPGAGKGTQAQFLTKKFNIPQISTGDMLRAAIKAGTEMGKLAKAAMDAGQLVTDEIIIGLVKDRIAEDDCKNGYLLDGFPRTLAQADAVTEAGIQIDAVIEIDVPDSEIVKRMSGRRAHLASGRTYHIVFNPPKVEGKDDETGEDLVQRDDDKEEVVLDRLKVYHELTQPLIGYYKDQAAKNSAIHYITVDGTAHIDEVEAAITAKLG from the coding sequence ATGAGAATTATCTTACTTGGAGCTCCAGGTGCTGGAAAAGGTACTCAGGCTCAATTTTTAACAAAAAAGTTTAACATCCCTCAAATCTCTACAGGTGACATGTTAAGAGCTGCTATTAAAGCCGGTACTGAGATGGGTAAACTTGCAAAAGCTGCTATGGATGCAGGTCAATTAGTTACAGATGAGATCATTATCGGTCTTGTAAAAGATCGTATTGCTGAAGATGACTGTAAAAACGGTTATCTGTTAGATGGTTTTCCACGTACACTTGCTCAAGCTGATGCTGTTACAGAAGCAGGTATCCAAATAGATGCAGTGATCGAGATCGATGTTCCAGATAGCGAGATTGTTAAACGTATGAGCGGTCGCCGTGCTCACTTAGCTTCAGGTAGAACTTATCACATAGTATTCAACCCGCCAAAAGTTGAAGGTAAAGATGATGAGACTGGTGAAGATTTAGTTCAAAGAGATGATGATAAAGAGGAAGTAGTATTAGACAGACTTAAAGTTTATCACGAACTAACTCAACCTTTAATTGGTTACTACAAAGACCAAGCAGCTAAAAACTCTGCAATTCACTACATTACAGTTGATGGTACAGCTCATATAGATGAAGTTGAAGCTGCAATCACTGCTAAGTTAGGATAA
- the cysS gene encoding cysteine--tRNA ligase → MLIFDSVQKTKLEFKPQTEGKASLYVCGPTVYDDAHLGHAKSALVFDLLSRVLKANGYEVTYARNITDIDDKIINKAKEQNKDIKEITDFYTEAFHNEMAEIGVKRPDLEPKATESLEAMYELIQKLIDKGHAYATKEGDVYFDTSSDSEYLTLSKRVQDDEDKQNRVESSDQKKNPADFALWKSVKDDSITFESPFGAGRPGWHLECSAMIEKHLANENAQAAVDIHGGGADLLFPHHENEAAQTRCATNHKLANYWMHNGFVNIDGEKMSKSLGNSFFLKDALKEYDGEVLRFYLLSTHYRSNFNFNTEDLSSSKKRLDKIYRLKKRLFGLAGSDDQTEFKTKLLEALSDDLNISSALALIDEMIAQANETLDTAGKHKQLKKDTLSNLAYIEEVLGFGVKNPYEYFQFGIDADTKDKIDNLIAQRDEAKKAKDFETSDKLRDEILAYGVNIMDTPQGTFWEKI, encoded by the coding sequence GTGCTTATATTTGATTCTGTACAAAAAACAAAACTGGAGTTTAAACCACAAACTGAAGGAAAAGCAAGTCTTTACGTATGTGGTCCGACTGTTTATGATGATGCACATTTAGGTCATGCAAAATCAGCACTTGTGTTTGATCTGCTTTCACGTGTATTAAAAGCAAACGGATATGAAGTAACTTATGCGAGAAATATTACTGATATTGATGACAAGATCATAAATAAAGCAAAAGAGCAAAACAAAGATATAAAAGAGATCACAGACTTTTATACAGAGGCTTTTCATAATGAGATGGCAGAGATCGGTGTTAAAAGACCTGATTTAGAACCAAAAGCGACTGAGAGTTTAGAAGCGATGTATGAGCTTATTCAAAAGCTTATCGATAAAGGTCACGCTTATGCTACAAAAGAAGGCGATGTATATTTTGACACATCAAGTGACAGTGAGTATCTAACGCTTTCAAAAAGAGTTCAAGATGATGAAGACAAGCAAAATAGAGTTGAGAGTTCAGATCAGAAGAAAAACCCTGCCGACTTTGCACTTTGGAAAAGTGTAAAAGACGACTCAATAACATTTGAGAGCCCTTTTGGTGCTGGTCGCCCTGGTTGGCACTTAGAGTGTTCGGCTATGATTGAGAAGCATCTTGCAAATGAAAATGCTCAAGCTGCAGTTGATATTCACGGCGGTGGAGCTGATCTGTTGTTCCCTCATCACGAAAACGAAGCAGCACAAACTAGATGTGCAACTAATCATAAACTAGCTAATTATTGGATGCACAACGGCTTTGTAAATATAGACGGTGAGAAGATGTCTAAGTCTTTGGGTAACAGCTTTTTTCTTAAAGATGCACTAAAAGAATATGACGGAGAGGTTTTACGCTTTTACCTTTTAAGCACGCACTACAGAAGCAACTTCAACTTTAACACAGAAGATCTAAGTAGCTCTAAAAAAAGACTTGATAAGATCTACAGACTTAAAAAACGTCTTTTTGGTTTAGCTGGAAGTGATGATCAAACAGAGTTTAAAACTAAGCTACTTGAGGCTTTAAGTGATGATCTGAATATATCATCAGCTCTTGCACTGATTGATGAGATGATTGCGCAAGCGAATGAAACACTAGACACTGCCGGAAAACATAAACAGCTAAAAAAAGACACACTCTCTAACCTTGCATATATTGAAGAAGTTCTTGGTTTTGGAGTTAAAAACCCGTATGAGTATTTTCAGTTTGGAATAGATGCAGATACAAAAGATAAAATAGATAATCTGATAGCACAAAGAGATGAAGCAAAAAAAGCTAAAGACTTTGAGACATCAGACAAGTTAAGAGATGAGATCTTGGCTTATGGCGTAAATATTATGGACACACCTCAAGGTACTTTTTGGGAAAAAATCTAA
- a CDS encoding quinone-dependent dihydroorotate dehydrogenase — MTIPYNSIKPYLFKFQPENAHHIAEFVLRLPNFCQLPFNSFLESHFITDDVLKQELFGRTFYNPVGLGAGFDKNATMIRGMQILGFGFTEIGTVTPIPQSGNPKPRMWRHPEEESIQNAMGFNNEGLLKVQKRLKERYPFSTPIGVNIGKNKVTPEVEAINDYTKLIQTLHTLGDYLVINISSPNTPGLRDLQNEEFIARLFEEAKKITDKPILLKIAPDMTKEDAVALTKMAVEKGADGIIATNTTIDYSLVPNPADVGGLSGAVLKEKSFEIFEAIAKELYGKTTLISVGGIDSAKEAYRRIRAGASLVQILSGLIFHGPDMIMNINKELIELIKADGFSNITEAIGADRK, encoded by the coding sequence ATGACGATACCATACAATTCTATCAAACCTTACCTTTTCAAGTTTCAACCTGAGAATGCTCACCATATAGCAGAGTTTGTACTTAGACTTCCAAATTTTTGCCAACTTCCATTTAACAGCTTTTTAGAATCTCACTTTATTACTGATGATGTTTTAAAACAAGAGCTTTTTGGACGTACTTTTTACAATCCTGTAGGACTTGGTGCAGGTTTTGATAAAAATGCAACTATGATCCGAGGTATGCAGATACTAGGGTTTGGTTTTACAGAGATTGGAACTGTTACACCAATACCACAATCGGGTAATCCAAAACCTAGAATGTGGCGCCATCCAGAAGAGGAGTCTATCCAAAATGCTATGGGCTTTAACAATGAAGGACTACTAAAGGTACAAAAAAGATTAAAAGAGCGTTATCCTTTCTCAACGCCTATCGGTGTAAATATAGGTAAAAATAAAGTTACACCTGAAGTGGAAGCTATAAATGACTATACAAAACTTATACAAACTCTACATACACTTGGTGACTACCTTGTAATCAATATCTCTTCACCGAACACTCCAGGCTTAAGAGATCTTCAAAACGAAGAGTTCATTGCAAGACTTTTTGAAGAAGCTAAAAAAATAACTGACAAACCTATTCTTTTAAAAATAGCACCTGATATGACAAAAGAAGATGCAGTAGCACTAACTAAGATGGCAGTTGAAAAAGGGGCTGATGGTATCATCGCTACAAATACAACAATTGATTATTCTTTAGTTCCAAATCCTGCAGATGTAGGTGGGTTAAGCGGTGCAGTTTTAAAAGAGAAAAGTTTTGAGATCTTTGAAGCTATTGCAAAAGAACTTTACGGAAAAACTACACTGATCTCTGTCGGTGGAATAGACTCTGCAAAAGAGGCTTATAGACGTATTCGTGCAGGAGCTAGTCTTGTTCAGATCCTAAGCGGACTTATATTTCACGGACCAGACATGATCATGAACATAAACAAAGAACTTATTGAGCTGATCAAAGCTGATGGTTTTAGCAACATTACAGAAGCTATCGGAGCGGATAGAAAATAA
- a CDS encoding DUF4405 domain-containing protein — protein sequence MKKITSLSLGFSFLIMSYTGIMLYIVPQGKVAYWSDWHLLGLSKTQYGELHVTSMFTMLVFGFLHIYYNWKPLMSYIKDASKKVSFTKKELLISFGINAFIVVSTLYMIQPVKSLIDLEDSIKNYWAKEYGEPPYGHAEESKLSVISQKENIDLNIAKERLNAKNIVYEDDDTILAIARKNSLTPSGVYAIMNPRAKHIDKPEGTPTNLGRRTLGELDEMGKIELEKVLNFLKKQNIEASKDTRVKQVADELDTTPLEIYKKIRKK from the coding sequence ATGAAAAAAATCACATCACTTAGTCTTGGTTTTTCGTTTTTAATCATGAGTTATACTGGAATTATGCTCTACATAGTTCCACAAGGTAAAGTGGCTTACTGGTCTGACTGGCATCTGCTAGGACTTAGTAAAACTCAATACGGTGAACTTCACGTTACTTCGATGTTTACTATGCTTGTGTTTGGTTTTTTACATATCTACTATAACTGGAAGCCATTAATGAGTTATATAAAAGATGCAAGTAAGAAAGTGTCTTTTACTAAAAAAGAACTTCTGATCTCATTTGGAATAAACGCTTTTATAGTGGTAAGTACGTTATATATGATTCAACCTGTAAAATCGTTAATTGACTTAGAAGATAGTATCAAAAACTACTGGGCAAAAGAATACGGTGAACCACCTTACGGTCATGCTGAAGAGAGTAAGCTAAGCGTAATCTCTCAAAAGGAAAATATAGATCTAAACATAGCAAAAGAGAGACTAAATGCTAAAAATATAGTTTATGAAGATGATGACACTATTTTAGCAATTGCCAGAAAAAATTCTTTAACTCCTAGTGGTGTTTATGCGATCATGAATCCAAGAGCTAAACATATAGACAAACCTGAAGGCACACCTACAAACTTAGGTAGAAGAACATTAGGTGAGTTAGATGAAATGGGCAAGATTGAGCTTGAAAAAGTTCTAAACTTCCTTAAAAAACAAAATATTGAAGCCTCTAAGGACACTAGAGTAAAACAGGTTGCTGACGAGCTTGATACTACTCCGTTAGAGATATATAAGAAGATAAGAAAAAAGTAG
- a CDS encoding class I SAM-dependent methyltransferase, translating into METLKEHWNSIFSKTNDTDLGWYEEDISQTLKFLREIPHSESKTVFLPGSGTSTLVDALLNQGHQLILNDISNEALNKLKNRLRNDENTTYLHHDISKPLPLKSPKVDLWIDRAVLHFLLNELDIETYFNNLCSSVKPGGFVLLAEFSTIGALKCAGLDVHRYSVSEINDRIGNEFKLIKDEEYKYINPSGNERPYIYALYKREG; encoded by the coding sequence ATGGAAACGTTAAAAGAACACTGGAACAGCATATTTTCTAAAACTAATGACACTGATTTGGGTTGGTATGAAGAAGATATTTCTCAGACATTAAAGTTTCTTAGAGAAATCCCACACAGTGAATCTAAAACAGTTTTCTTACCAGGTTCTGGAACTTCAACACTAGTCGATGCACTTCTAAATCAAGGGCATCAACTTATTTTAAATGACATCAGTAACGAAGCTTTAAATAAACTAAAAAATAGACTTAGAAATGATGAAAACACAACATATCTTCATCATGATATATCTAAACCTTTACCACTAAAAAGTCCAAAAGTAGATCTTTGGATCGACCGTGCTGTTTTACACTTTTTACTCAACGAGCTTGATATTGAGACATACTTTAATAACCTTTGCTCTAGTGTTAAACCAGGCGGCTTTGTTTTACTTGCAGAGTTTTCAACTATAGGTGCTCTAAAATGTGCAGGACTAGATGTACACCGCTACTCTGTTTCAGAGATAAATGATCGTATTGGAAATGAGTTTAAGCTTATTAAAGATGAAGAATATAAATATATAAACCCATCTGGCAATGAGAGACCATATATTTATGCACTTTATAAGAGAGAGGGCTAA
- a CDS encoding M16 family metallopeptidase gives MAKKRKLHKTPSHLPNYESMTLDNGLEIVVIPLENNSNVISTDIFYKVGSRNEVLGKTGIAHMLEHMNFKSTKNLDAGEFDKEVKSIGGVNNASTSFDYTHYYIKSSSENLNKSLDLYAELMQNLNLKDEEFQPERDVVAEERRWRTENSPIGYLYFAMFNNSYVYHPYHWTPIGFMNDIQTWTIDDIKNFHETYYQPNNAILMVTGDIEADKVFDYAKKAFGSIKNKVIVPEVQAIEPTQDGAKRVMIKKDSEVEIVAITFHIPDFKHEDQPTLSTISEILYSGKSSRLYKELVEKKRLVNQVYAYNMENIDPGLFIFLASCNPGVKAEDVEAELIKQIELMKSTKVTKAELEKVKINTKADFIYSLESSSSVANLYGSYLVRGDLTPLLTYEDDIKAITPKKVQDAAKKYFDFDKSTTLILKK, from the coding sequence ATGGCAAAAAAAAGAAAACTTCACAAAACACCGTCTCACTTACCAAACTATGAGAGCATGACTCTTGATAACGGTCTTGAGATAGTTGTTATTCCACTAGAAAACAATTCAAACGTAATAAGCACTGATATCTTCTATAAAGTTGGAAGTAGAAACGAAGTACTTGGTAAAACAGGTATTGCACATATGCTTGAGCATATGAACTTCAAATCTACTAAAAATCTAGATGCCGGCGAATTTGACAAAGAGGTTAAAAGTATTGGTGGAGTTAACAACGCTTCAACTAGTTTTGACTATACACACTACTATATAAAATCATCATCTGAGAATTTAAACAAGTCACTAGACCTATATGCAGAGCTTATGCAAAACCTAAACCTTAAAGATGAAGAGTTTCAACCTGAACGTGATGTTGTTGCAGAGGAACGTAGATGGCGTACTGAAAACTCACCTATCGGATATCTTTACTTTGCTATGTTCAACAACTCTTATGTATACCATCCATACCATTGGACGCCGATCGGGTTTATGAATGATATTCAAACTTGGACTATTGATGATATAAAAAATTTCCACGAGACATATTACCAACCAAACAATGCTATTTTAATGGTTACCGGTGATATAGAAGCCGACAAAGTTTTTGACTATGCTAAAAAAGCATTTGGGAGTATAAAAAACAAAGTAATAGTTCCAGAAGTTCAAGCAATTGAACCTACGCAAGACGGTGCTAAACGTGTTATGATCAAAAAGGACAGTGAAGTTGAGATCGTAGCTATTACTTTTCATATACCTGATTTTAAACATGAAGATCAACCAACACTCAGCACTATAAGTGAGATACTTTACTCTGGAAAAAGCTCACGTCTTTATAAAGAACTGGTTGAGAAAAAACGCCTTGTAAATCAAGTATATGCTTATAACATGGAAAATATAGATCCGGGTCTGTTTATATTTTTAGCTTCGTGTAATCCAGGTGTAAAAGCCGAAGATGTTGAAGCTGAACTTATTAAACAAATAGAGCTTATGAAGAGCACAAAAGTTACAAAAGCTGAGCTTGAAAAAGTTAAGATCAACACTAAAGCAGACTTTATCTATTCGTTAGAGTCTTCAAGCTCTGTTGCAAACTTATATGGTAGTTATTTAGTTCGTGGAGACTTAACTCCTCTTCTTACTTATGAAGATGATATCAAAGCGATAACACCGAAAAAAGTTCAAGATGCAGCTAAAAAGTACTTTGATTTTGACAAATCAACAACACTGATACTTAAAAAATAA
- a CDS encoding DJ-1 family glyoxalase III has product MADVLVPLAKGFEEIEAVTIIDVLRRGGVDVTVASIGDHAHVEGANGIVLVSDSDMKNVDSDVFDMVVLPGGWGGTHALADDEHVQKILKEMDAKGKLIGAICAAPFALNKAGVLKPNFTCYPSVEEQIDLDGYQGDKAKVVEEGNVITSRGPGTAMCFALEIVKKLEGEEAYNQVKSGLLADFC; this is encoded by the coding sequence ATGGCTGATGTATTAGTTCCACTTGCAAAAGGTTTTGAAGAGATTGAAGCAGTAACAATTATAGATGTTTTAAGACGTGGTGGAGTAGATGTAACTGTGGCATCTATAGGTGATCATGCCCACGTAGAAGGTGCAAACGGTATTGTTCTAGTAAGTGATTCAGATATGAAAAACGTTGATTCTGATGTATTTGACATGGTTGTACTTCCAGGTGGTTGGGGCGGTACACATGCACTTGCAGATGATGAACATGTACAGAAAATTCTAAAAGAGATGGATGCTAAAGGTAAACTAATCGGTGCTATTTGTGCAGCTCCATTTGCATTAAATAAAGCCGGAGTTTTAAAACCTAACTTTACTTGTTATCCATCAGTAGAAGAGCAGATCGATCTAGACGGTTATCAGGGTGATAAAGCAAAAGTAGTAGAAGAGGGTAATGTTATTACTTCTCGCGGACCAGGAACTGCTATGTGTTTTGCACTAGAAATTGTTAAAAAATTAGAGGGTGAAGAAGCTTACAACCAAGTAAAATCTGGACTTTTAGCTGATTTTTGTTAG
- a CDS encoding isoprenylcysteine carboxylmethyltransferase family protein → MTFLQWIRLVIVYLLIPIMLFISAGDLGWWQAWVYSVLIMVAGVGGRILTEIYNPGLLAERIDVEKLKGAKSWDKILAPLMAISLSYPLVIVAGLDHMFSASPILPVWLSIVGLVLVAVGYSFATWALIENKFFSSVVRIQKERGHKVCDTGPYKIVRHPGYAGNLLALPGMALALNSIWLIIPSLIALIIAIIRTSLEDKILQEELSGYKEYTQRVRYRLIPWIY, encoded by the coding sequence ATGACTTTTTTACAGTGGATTCGTTTAGTTATAGTCTACCTTCTAATCCCGATTATGCTCTTCATCTCAGCAGGTGATCTTGGGTGGTGGCAGGCGTGGGTTTATTCCGTTCTAATTATGGTAGCAGGAGTCGGCGGGCGTATATTGACAGAGATCTATAACCCTGGATTACTAGCTGAACGCATTGATGTTGAAAAACTAAAAGGTGCAAAATCTTGGGATAAGATCTTGGCTCCGCTTATGGCTATCAGCTTGTCCTATCCACTCGTTATTGTAGCTGGATTGGATCATATGTTTAGCGCCTCTCCTATTTTGCCTGTATGGCTTTCAATAGTTGGTTTGGTATTGGTTGCAGTTGGATACTCCTTTGCTACATGGGCGTTAATTGAGAATAAATTTTTCTCAAGCGTAGTGCGTATTCAAAAAGAGAGAGGTCATAAGGTATGTGACACAGGTCCGTACAAAATCGTGCGTCATCCAGGTTATGCAGGTAATCTTCTGGCACTTCCGGGAATGGCATTAGCCCTAAACTCTATATGGCTGATCATTCCATCTCTAATAGCACTTATAATTGCCATTATAAGAACCTCTCTAGAAGATAAGATACTTCAAGAAGAATTGTCAGGATATAAAGAATATACACAGCGTGTACGATACCGTTTAATACCGTGGATCTACTAG